Proteins from a genomic interval of Papaver somniferum cultivar HN1 chromosome 4, ASM357369v1, whole genome shotgun sequence:
- the LOC113275929 gene encoding uncharacterized protein LOC113275929, protein MEVSDDEENILLLDQIEKESSQPSAPNGRKFVEEVLNGHDNTNCCENFRMTKEHFSNLCVILQTKGLLRHTNRIKVEEQLAIFLYTIGHNQRIRAVQKRFDYSGETISRHFNNVLNAIMSLSSDYFDSQVPECPQEILEDTRFYPYFKNCVGVVDGMHIPVMVGVDEQGPFRNRHGVLSQNVMAACSFGSQFQYVLAGWEGSATDSCVLNAALTRHSKLRVPEGKFYLVDEDYRNTPDFIAPYPGVRYQLSEFSDFPCSEMELEMASELRDSIAAEMWNDHIRDSLNLRFDH, encoded by the exons ATGGAGGTCTCcgatgatgaagaaaatattctgTTGTTAGACCAAATAGAGAAAGAATCATCTCAGCCTTCAGCACCGAATGGTAGGAAATTTGTAGAAGAAGTATTGAATGGTCACGACAACACAAATTGTTGCGAGAACTTTCGTATGACTAAAGAACACTTCTCCAATTTATGTGTCATTTTACAAACTAAAGGACTATTGCGACACACAAATAGGATCAAGGTTGAGGAGCAATTAGCTATTTTCTTGTATACAATTGGCCACAATCAACGTATTCGAGCAGTGCAGAAGCGGTTTGATTATTCCGGTGAAACCATTAGTCGCCATTTCAACAATGTGCTAAATGCAATTATGTCACTTTCTTCAGATTACTTTGATTCTCAAGTTCCTGAGTGCCCTCAAGAAATTTTAGAAGATACCCGATTCTATCCCTATTTCAAG AATTGTGTAGGCGTGGTAGATGGGATGCATATTCCAGTTATGGTCGGTGTCGATGAGCAAGGTCCTTTTCGTAATAGGCATGGAGTTCTTTCACAGAATGTTATGGCAGCTTGTTCCTTTGGTTCCCAGTTTCAGTATGTTCTCGCTGGCTGGGAAGGCTCAGCAACAGATTCATGTGTACTTAATGCTGCACTTACAAGGCATAGCAAGCTTCGTGTTCCTGAAG GCAAATTTTATCTGGTTGATGAGGACTACAGAAACACGCCTGATTTTATCGCTCCATATCCTGGTGTTCGTTACCAACTGAGTGAATTTTCAG ACTTCCCTTGCAGTGAGATGGAGTTAGAGATGGCTTCAGAGTTGCGGGATTCTATTGCTGCTGAAATGTGGAATGATCACATACGAGATTCATTAAATTTAAGGTTCGATCATTAA